In Novipirellula caenicola, one genomic interval encodes:
- a CDS encoding diguanylate cyclase yields MLREFIASLRLAFALVCVGVSLILGGQWLGLIPDVDAVEMRARQQYCESIAINASAHVRRQQWVDLTTILRTQVERNEDILSIGLRSDLGTLRLDTGHHREMWAHFEENNTDGEGDRVEGMRVPITLNRRPWGNVEFCFRKPESTAWAPLTEHSVYRLVGFFVIAGLASYTLFVAKIMGVFRKTQVVPDRVRRALDTLAEGLLVLDEHGQIVLANRAFTETIGIPLEDLVKQKASELSWTVPQSSESEADEAVTYPWIAAIDQSELQSEQMLHYRLVDGRKRIFSVNAAPLGGDDNQRGALATFRDVTHVEEHREELEKMLGMLRSSRDEIERKNTELEILATQDALTGCLNRRAFFERFDAHWRTAHTDNTPLSCIMVDNDHFKSVNDTYGHHIGDEVLRRVSKVIRELHQDHGLVCRYGGEEFCVVFPNMTLQQAIEEAEKTREAIAAIRLEDPAELTLTASLGVSELRFNPSDPQELINQADACLYVAKREGRNRVIAYNMNMQSMEDAAQNQAAAKPKRLDISYQAVTALMSALSYRDAKTAEHSRRVAHWCSRAAANVLDPAKIYVLEIAALLHDIGKVGVPDNILNKPGSLTEQEWEFMSRNDRIGVEIVTNTFNCDELTAIISAHQAIRLQGQRSRPLSELQTIEDEQVAWCAKLLTVADSYDAMISNSVYREQSSHEEAIAELRRCAGTQFDPEVVEHFASTIDERALAVASGAFALGKQAAIQIGLNVERLAAALNQQDLRALQEHASLLAITASSCGLDSITEAANHICDITNTEDLQWTMLLRDTNELLDTARAAQSEFLRDALELETSRSFQAD; encoded by the coding sequence TTGTTACGTGAGTTCATCGCATCGTTGAGATTGGCGTTCGCACTGGTGTGCGTCGGCGTCAGCCTTATCCTCGGCGGTCAATGGCTGGGTCTCATCCCAGACGTTGACGCGGTCGAGATGCGTGCACGTCAACAGTATTGCGAATCGATCGCCATCAATGCGTCAGCCCACGTGCGTCGTCAACAATGGGTCGATTTAACCACGATCCTGCGAACACAGGTCGAGCGAAATGAAGACATCTTATCGATCGGTCTACGCAGCGATCTGGGAACGTTGCGATTGGACACCGGCCATCATCGTGAGATGTGGGCTCACTTCGAAGAAAACAATACGGATGGTGAAGGCGATCGTGTCGAAGGGATGCGTGTCCCGATCACGCTGAATCGGCGTCCGTGGGGCAATGTTGAATTCTGTTTCCGCAAACCGGAATCGACCGCGTGGGCTCCGCTTACCGAGCATTCGGTTTATCGTTTGGTCGGATTCTTTGTGATCGCAGGGCTTGCATCGTACACGTTGTTCGTCGCCAAGATCATGGGCGTGTTTCGCAAGACTCAGGTCGTTCCTGATCGGGTCCGCCGCGCCTTGGATACATTGGCCGAAGGATTGTTGGTGCTGGACGAGCATGGTCAAATCGTGCTCGCCAACCGCGCCTTTACCGAAACAATCGGGATCCCACTTGAGGACCTGGTCAAGCAGAAAGCGAGCGAGTTGTCGTGGACGGTCCCGCAAAGCAGCGAATCCGAAGCCGACGAAGCGGTGACCTATCCGTGGATTGCCGCGATCGATCAATCCGAACTTCAATCCGAACAGATGCTGCATTACCGTTTGGTCGACGGACGCAAACGCATTTTCTCGGTCAATGCCGCTCCGCTTGGTGGCGACGACAACCAACGTGGTGCCTTGGCAACGTTCCGTGATGTGACGCATGTCGAAGAACATCGCGAAGAACTCGAAAAGATGCTTGGCATGCTTCGCAGCAGCCGCGACGAGATCGAACGCAAAAACACCGAACTCGAAATCCTTGCCACTCAAGACGCATTGACTGGTTGTTTGAACCGACGTGCGTTCTTCGAGCGTTTTGACGCTCACTGGCGAACCGCCCACACCGACAACACACCGCTGTCGTGCATCATGGTCGACAATGACCACTTCAAGAGTGTCAACGACACGTACGGCCACCACATCGGTGACGAAGTACTTCGCCGTGTGTCCAAAGTGATTCGCGAACTGCACCAAGACCACGGCTTGGTTTGTCGGTACGGTGGTGAAGAGTTCTGTGTCGTGTTCCCGAACATGACGCTGCAGCAAGCGATCGAGGAAGCAGAGAAGACTCGCGAGGCCATCGCCGCAATTCGACTCGAAGACCCAGCCGAACTGACGTTAACCGCCAGTCTCGGGGTGTCGGAACTGCGTTTCAATCCGTCCGATCCTCAAGAATTGATCAATCAAGCGGACGCCTGTTTGTACGTCGCCAAACGCGAAGGTCGAAATCGCGTGATTGCGTACAACATGAACATGCAATCGATGGAAGACGCCGCGCAAAACCAAGCCGCTGCGAAACCGAAGCGATTGGACATCTCGTATCAAGCGGTGACCGCATTGATGTCAGCACTGTCTTATCGTGACGCGAAAACGGCCGAACACAGTCGCCGCGTTGCCCATTGGTGTTCACGCGCTGCCGCCAATGTCCTGGATCCCGCGAAAATCTATGTCCTTGAGATTGCCGCGTTGCTGCATGACATTGGCAAGGTGGGCGTTCCCGATAACATCTTGAACAAACCGGGAAGCTTGACCGAACAAGAGTGGGAATTCATGAGCCGGAACGATCGGATCGGCGTCGAAATCGTCACCAACACATTCAATTGCGATGAGTTGACCGCCATCATCTCGGCTCATCAAGCGATTCGGTTGCAAGGCCAACGATCACGCCCGCTTTCCGAATTGCAAACCATCGAGGACGAACAAGTTGCATGGTGTGCCAAACTGCTGACAGTCGCCGACAGCTATGACGCGATGATCTCAAACAGCGTCTACCGTGAGCAGAGTTCGCATGAAGAAGCGATCGCAGAGCTACGCCGGTGTGCGGGAACTCAATTCGATCCCGAAGTCGTCGAGCATTTTGCCAGCACGATCGACGAACGGGCACTTGCAGTCGCATCCGGCGCGTTCGCACTGGGCAAACAAGCTGCGATCCAAATCGGATTGAACGTGGAACGGCTCGCCGCCGCATTGAACCAACAAGATTTGCGGGCTCTACAGGAACACGCATCACTGTTGGCGATCACCGCCAGCAGCTGTGGTCTTGATTCGATCACCGAAGCGGCCAATCACATTTGTGACATCACGAACACCGAAGATTTGCAGTGGACCAT